One Ostrea edulis chromosome 2, xbOstEdul1.1, whole genome shotgun sequence genomic region harbors:
- the LOC125680540 gene encoding uncharacterized protein LOC125680540, which yields MGDSDEVVMMAAKRDGRSVMRLERMFRSEIDEKLVHHVAGGPHKGILIAKAVDNLKDVEPPEGRLEFLAYLVNEEQQNQSVQDYWTLRFWFRGQAEGVVKKKTFTDYFQELMNPSNFPKNYIGFIKKALVLLKIYPVIKRVELEVQETEDPSPEDSIPPIKSFTSVFTPASYTYQLVPEVQINNKTFITFMVKAAADAHIALSAVYGDVDRKTFEIVIGADGNTKSVIRYGAGGPDMTESMTMNILSENEFRYFWVNWANNKIEVGRGANYGLGAFLQLTVPPSKQFNINCLAVSTGTPSRGQWEFAELLDAEKDFGKEAKKKRIKHSLLWIAKKQKMLQCLEDAYPNMVKTADLFKYCKIKQSDTMAALVFLSDMQKKNLIKEVEGGFWMRLQSSQESDIVKHDVKIVKYLPDLKGLDQPTIAIVTSLFCEKIAVDAMIEEKITYVKYKTEGESQVYTIGRIGRFKVVSTKLSRKADSEQEARISTENTITRLLGTFSKVHHVIIVGVGSGVPHFYKGDKHIRLGDVVVSVPSRKNGPIYMHCDKIEKMGGADGYNYSTREWDCSDNSLQDVAVSLKQIIERDTSPQRPWDRYINDAKDALQTEESNFHRPPMKTDRLFYTDDDGTEIELEHPVPGKGYRVGQSNCRLGVVASGKLVSRNPRLRQSFAELNGIYAYDSDMSVVLESLDGNRNNSFIIIRGISDYSGGSRKEWQPYASLAAAAYMKSLIYALK from the exons AGGTTGTGATGATGGCAGCGAAGCGTGACGGACGGTCCGTTATGAGACTGGAGAGGATGTTTCGTAGTGAAATTGACGAGAAACTTGTGCACCATGTGGCAGGCGGGCCTCACAAAGGAATACTGATAGCCAAGGCAGTAGATA ATCTTAAAGACGTCGAACCACCGGAGGGACGACTCGAATTTCTCGCTTACCTTGTCAACGAAGAACAACAAAATCAATCTgtacag GACTACTGGACGTTGAGGTTTTGGTTCCGGGGACAGGCGGAGGGAGTAGTGAAAAAGAAGACGTTCACGGACTACTTCCAGGAACTTATGAACCCGTCTAACTTCCCTAAGA ACTATATTGGATTTATAAAAAAGGCACTAGTACTTCTGAAGATCTACCCGGTCATTAAGAGAGTGGAGCTAGAGGTACAGGAAACCGAGGACCCGTCCCCGGAGGACTCCATTCCTCCCATCA AGAGTTTTACATCGGTTTTTACCCCAGCATCCTACACATATCAACTTGTGCCAGAAGTACAAATTAACAACAAAACCTTCATTACATTTATGGTCAAGGCAGCAGCAGACGCTCACATCGCACTAAGTGCAGTTTATGGTGACGTCGACCGCAAAACGTTTGAAATCGTTATTGGAGCTGATGGAAATACAAAATCAGTTATCCGCTACGGCGCTGGAGGACCAGATATGACTGAATCAATGACGATGAACATTCTCTCTGAAAACGAATTTCGGTACTTTTGGGTCAATTGGGCAAACAATAAAATTGAAGTTGGACGTGGTGCTAATTATGGACTTGGTGCTTTCTTGCAATTGACAGTTCCCCCCAGCAAGCAGTTTAACATCAATTGTTTGGCGGTTTCCACTGGGACACCATCCCGGGGACAATGGGAGTTTGCAGAACTTTTGG ACGCTGAAAAGGACTTCGGAAAAGAGGCAAAGAAAAAAAGGATCAAACACTCTTTGCTATGGATTgcaaagaaacagaaaatgttgcAATGTCTAGAAGATGCATACCCTAATATGGTGAAGACCGCTGATTTATTCAA ATATTGTAAAATCAAGCAGTCCGACACAATGGCAGCCCTGGTTTTCCTATCAGACATGCAGAAGAAGAACCTAATCAAGGAAGTAGAGGGCGGCTTCTGGATGCGACTTCAGAGCAGTCAGGAATCGGACATCGTCAAACACG ATGTGAAAATTGTCAAGTACCTACCGGATCTCAAAGGACTGGATCAGCCAACCATAGCCATTGTGACGTCACTCTTCTGCGAGAAAATCGCAGTAGACGCAATGATTGAAGAGAAGATTACTTACGTCAAATATAAAACTGAAG GTGAATCACAAGTGTACACAATCGGAAGAATTGGCAGATTTAAAGTTGTTTCTACTAAACTATCACGCAAAGCCGATTCTGAACAAGAGGCAAGAATATCAACAGAAAACACAATTACCAGACTTTTAG GAACCTTTAGTAAAGTCCATCATGTCATTATTGTGGGCGTTGGGAGTGGGGTGCCACATTTCTATAAAGGCGACAAACACATACGTCTTGGCGATGTGGTGGTATCCGTGCCTTCTAGAAAAAACGGTCCAATATACATGCACTGTGACAAGATAGAGAAGATGGGTGGAGCAGACGGGTACAATTATTCTACGCGTGAATGGGACTGTAGCGACAACTCTTTACAAGATGTCGCCGTCAGTCTGAAACAAATCATAGAACGAGACACCAGCCCTCAACGACCGTGGGACCGGTATATTAATGATGCCAAAGATGCACTTCAGACAGAGGAATCCAACTTTCATCGACCACCGATGAAGACGGACAGATTGTTTTATACAGATGACGATGGAACGGAAATAGAACTGGAACATCCTGTCCCTGGGAAAGGCTACCGTGTGGGCCAGAGCAACTGTCGCCTAGGGGTGGTAGCCAGTGGCAAATTGGTCTCCAGAAATCCACGTCTCCGACAGTCGTTTGCAGAATTAAATGGAATATATGCATATGACAGTGATATGAGTGTAGTTTTAGAATCACTGGATGGTAACCGGAATAATAGCTTTATCATAATCCGTGGGATCTCAGATTATTCTGGCGGATCCAGAAAGGAGTGGCAGCCTTATGCCTCTCTTGCAGCAGCTGCTTACATGAAATCACTGATATACGCTTTGAAATGA